The Polynucleobacter necessarius genome has a window encoding:
- the rpe gene encoding ribulose-phosphate 3-epimerase, translating to MDSQKSPSNSQFVIAPSILSADFACLGKEVQDVLLAGADWIHFDVMDNHYVPNLTIGPLVCEAIRPHATKNGKPAMIDVHLMVEPVDRLIPDFAKAGANLISFHPEASPHVDRTINLIRDQGCQAGLVLNPASPLHHLDHTLELLDLVLLMSVNPGFGGQSFIPSTLSKIAQVRARLDRYQQETGRHIRLEVDGGIKVDNIAEVAKAGADTFVAGSAIFGKENYADVIKAMRAELATPGKA from the coding sequence ATGGATAGCCAGAAATCACCCTCAAATAGCCAGTTTGTCATCGCCCCCTCTATTTTGTCGGCTGACTTTGCCTGCCTGGGCAAAGAAGTTCAAGATGTTCTCTTGGCGGGCGCCGACTGGATTCACTTTGATGTGATGGACAACCATTACGTTCCAAACCTCACTATTGGACCCTTGGTGTGCGAGGCAATTCGTCCACACGCGACAAAAAATGGCAAACCAGCCATGATCGACGTCCACTTAATGGTTGAACCGGTCGACCGCCTCATTCCTGATTTTGCAAAAGCAGGAGCAAACCTCATTAGCTTTCACCCAGAGGCGAGCCCTCATGTGGATCGCACTATTAATTTAATTCGTGATCAAGGATGTCAGGCAGGGCTAGTGTTAAATCCTGCATCACCACTACATCACTTAGATCACACCCTAGAACTACTCGATCTCGTTTTGCTAATGTCTGTGAATCCAGGCTTTGGTGGGCAATCATTTATTCCAAGCACTCTGAGTAAGATTGCTCAAGTTCGTGCACGACTAGATCGCTATCAACAAGAAACTGGTCGACACATTCGCCTAGAGGTAGATGGCGGCATTAAAGTCGATAACATTGCAGAGGTAGCTAAGGCTGGTGCAGATACATTTGTTGCTGGCTCCGCAATCTTTGGCAAAGAAAATTATGCTGACGTAATTAAAGCGATGCGCGCAGAACTAGCCACGCCAGGAAAAGCGTAA
- a CDS encoding M20 aminoacylase family protein: MRLLPEIIDSASAIQEIRRNIHAHPELRFEENRTSDLVAEALSSWGITVYRGLGKTGVVGKLDGDLGPGKMIGLRADMDALPLQEHNTFEHASKNPGKMHACGHDGHTAMLLGAAQYLSNHREFKGTVIFIFQPAEEGGAGAQEMINDGLFKQFPCDAVFGLHNWPGLAEGHFGVTSGPMMASSNIFEITIRGKGGHAALPHNSADPVLTGAQVVQALQSIITRNKRPVDAAVLSVTQFHAGETSNVIPDSAFIGGTVRTFTIEVLDLIEQRLREISHNVASAFDCQAEISFARNYPPLINHDKEVEFASEVISELVGAQNVNTSIDPTMGAEDFAFMLLEKPGCYVFLGNGDGDHRAVGHGMGPCHLHNPSYDFNDVLIPVGVSYWVKLAQRYLEK; encoded by the coding sequence ATGCGATTACTTCCAGAAATCATCGACTCCGCATCAGCCATTCAAGAGATTCGTCGCAATATTCATGCGCATCCAGAATTACGCTTTGAAGAAAACCGCACCTCTGATCTTGTAGCTGAAGCACTTTCGAGTTGGGGGATCACGGTTTATCGTGGCCTTGGCAAAACCGGGGTCGTCGGCAAACTTGATGGTGACTTAGGTCCAGGCAAGATGATTGGTTTGCGTGCTGATATGGATGCGCTGCCATTACAAGAACACAATACCTTTGAACATGCTTCAAAGAATCCTGGGAAGATGCATGCCTGTGGGCATGATGGCCATACAGCAATGCTCTTGGGTGCCGCTCAATATCTGTCCAATCATCGCGAATTCAAAGGCACAGTCATTTTCATTTTTCAGCCAGCTGAAGAAGGTGGTGCTGGCGCGCAAGAAATGATTAACGATGGGCTATTTAAACAATTTCCTTGTGATGCTGTTTTTGGTCTACACAACTGGCCAGGGCTTGCTGAAGGACATTTTGGCGTGACCTCTGGCCCGATGATGGCTTCCAGCAATATCTTTGAAATCACCATTCGTGGCAAAGGCGGTCACGCTGCTTTGCCACATAACAGCGCTGATCCAGTGCTTACAGGCGCTCAAGTTGTACAAGCCCTACAAAGCATCATTACGCGCAATAAACGTCCAGTGGATGCCGCAGTATTATCAGTCACACAGTTCCATGCGGGTGAGACTAGTAACGTCATTCCGGATAGCGCTTTTATCGGCGGAACCGTTCGCACATTCACCATCGAGGTGCTAGATTTAATTGAGCAACGTTTACGAGAAATTTCTCATAACGTAGCAAGTGCCTTTGATTGCCAAGCAGAAATTAGCTTTGCTCGAAACTACCCTCCGCTCATTAACCATGACAAGGAAGTTGAATTTGCCAGTGAAGTGATAAGCGAATTAGTTGGAGCACAAAACGTCAATACCTCAATCGATCCCACGATGGGCGCAGAGGACTTTGCATTCATGTTGCTGGAGAAGCCTGGCTGCTATGTATTCTTAGGTAATGGTGATGGTGATCACCGTGCAGTAGGTCATGGCATGGGCCCATGCCATCTTCACAATCCTTCTTATGACTTCAATGACGTACTGATCCCAGTAGGCGTCAGCTACTGGGTCAAGCTAGCGCAACGCTACTTAGAAAAATAA
- a CDS encoding murein transglycosylase A has translation MISIFKLISRKKTPRILACSVFVLAIAGLLTACSTPPTRGFGYRSGGGAPSSYSSSIASFRSASWQDLPGWQGDDLTQAWPAWLKSCDALRKRNSEVNWRQVCAQASSVSGRDGRAIREYFEGNFQVYEVSNSATGKDSGLITGYYEPVMSGSQTRTATYTVPLYGLPKAWRGSKSNPAPVRAELMSSGVLKGSEIAWVQDPVAAAFMQIQGSGKIRLEDGRVLRLGYAGTNNQPFKSFAQWLLDRKEINRSQATMQGISAWAKRNPGQVEEMLNVNPRFVFFKELPGNVSADLGPNGALGVPLTAERSIAIDLKAMPLGAPVFLSTTRPLSSQTLQKLVMAQDTGKAIVGGVRADYYWGSGDAAGELAGRMKQAGKMWLLLPR, from the coding sequence ATGATTTCTATATTCAAATTAATAAGTCGCAAGAAAACCCCGCGAATCCTTGCTTGCAGTGTATTCGTTCTAGCAATTGCTGGCTTATTGACAGCTTGCTCTACACCTCCTACCCGAGGATTTGGCTACCGCTCTGGCGGTGGCGCCCCATCCTCCTATAGCTCCTCAATTGCTAGCTTTCGATCAGCTTCGTGGCAAGACTTGCCTGGTTGGCAAGGGGATGATTTAACGCAGGCTTGGCCGGCTTGGCTCAAGAGTTGTGATGCCTTGCGTAAGCGTAATAGTGAAGTTAACTGGCGTCAGGTATGCGCTCAAGCCAGTAGCGTTTCAGGTCGAGATGGACGTGCGATTCGCGAATATTTTGAGGGGAATTTTCAAGTATATGAAGTAAGCAACAGCGCTACTGGCAAAGATTCTGGGTTGATAACGGGTTATTACGAGCCTGTCATGAGTGGCTCGCAGACTCGAACTGCCACTTATACCGTTCCCTTGTACGGTCTTCCAAAGGCTTGGAGAGGTTCTAAGTCAAATCCTGCACCAGTGCGTGCAGAACTGATGAGCTCTGGAGTGCTGAAGGGTTCTGAAATTGCCTGGGTACAGGATCCTGTCGCTGCCGCATTTATGCAAATCCAAGGCTCTGGAAAAATTCGTTTAGAAGATGGGCGCGTATTGCGACTTGGTTATGCCGGCACCAATAACCAACCCTTTAAGTCATTTGCGCAGTGGTTGCTAGACCGTAAAGAAATTAATCGCAGTCAGGCCACTATGCAGGGTATTAGTGCGTGGGCTAAACGTAACCCAGGCCAGGTAGAGGAGATGCTCAATGTCAATCCTCGCTTTGTATTCTTTAAAGAGTTGCCAGGTAATGTTAGCGCTGATCTGGGTCCTAATGGTGCATTGGGTGTGCCTTTAACAGCAGAGCGCAGCATTGCTATTGATTTGAAGGCTATGCCTTTGGGCGCCCCGGTATTTTTGAGTACGACTAGACCTTTGAGTAGTCAAACCTTACAAAAATTAGTGATGGCGCAAGATACAGGTAAAGCCATTGTGGGTGGGGTGCGAGCGGATTACTATTGGGGATCAGGGGATGCTGCAGGTGAATTAGCTGGACGTATGAAGCAAGCTGGCAAGATGTGGTTATTGTTGCCGCGCTGA
- a CDS encoding FAD-dependent monooxygenase, producing the protein MSEVQQNSSAKLPKNASQIRGVDVVVVGGGIAGKACALGLAQLGLQTIQIAPDLGQAVPAPQGNQWGQRIYAFSPSTQKLLAHLQVWDAIDHNRLQPVRDMRIYGDRGEKRDQLHLSAFEAGTPQLAWIGESNVIEHTLDQASRFQNKLERISDAVDSIEVDPDGVTLHLSNGSTLRTQLVIAADGANSPIRTELGISTKEESYSQSAMVANWICSNAHLETAYQWFLPGGDIVAMLPLPNKQVSMVWSTSPENAAELLKLDQAMWTDKLCSIATGAVVSQLGELILNSTPAAFPLRRIRANRFIGPEDNPKVALIGDAAHVMHPLAGQGLNLGLRDVATLLNILSQRESFRLPNDRVLLRRYERQRQGDTGALLWVTDKLKKLFSASSGSEKQLRNWGLGMVNRSHFIKRRLIERALGDADFE; encoded by the coding sequence ATGTCAGAAGTTCAACAAAATTCCTCCGCTAAGCTGCCTAAAAATGCCTCCCAAATCCGGGGGGTTGATGTCGTCGTGGTGGGTGGAGGCATAGCAGGCAAGGCTTGCGCATTGGGTCTAGCCCAGCTTGGACTTCAAACCATTCAAATTGCCCCCGACCTAGGGCAAGCAGTTCCCGCACCCCAGGGTAATCAATGGGGACAACGCATTTACGCCTTTTCTCCTAGCACCCAAAAATTACTTGCCCATCTTCAGGTTTGGGATGCCATAGATCACAATCGCTTGCAGCCTGTAAGAGACATGCGGATTTATGGTGATCGCGGAGAAAAACGGGATCAACTCCATCTATCCGCTTTTGAGGCGGGCACACCCCAGTTAGCCTGGATTGGTGAATCGAATGTGATCGAGCACACTCTAGATCAAGCCTCACGCTTCCAAAATAAATTAGAGCGCATCAGCGATGCAGTTGACAGTATTGAAGTAGATCCGGATGGGGTAACCCTGCATCTCTCAAATGGATCCACCCTACGTACTCAACTCGTCATTGCTGCAGATGGTGCCAACTCACCCATTCGCACTGAGCTGGGTATTTCCACAAAAGAAGAAAGTTATTCACAAAGTGCCATGGTGGCCAATTGGATTTGCAGTAACGCACATCTCGAAACTGCCTACCAATGGTTTTTGCCAGGGGGCGATATTGTGGCTATGCTGCCATTACCGAATAAACAAGTTTCGATGGTGTGGTCTACCTCACCAGAAAATGCGGCGGAACTTTTAAAGCTTGATCAAGCGATGTGGACTGACAAGCTTTGCTCGATCGCTACTGGTGCAGTAGTCTCTCAACTTGGAGAGCTGATTCTCAATTCAACGCCAGCTGCTTTCCCACTCAGAAGAATTCGTGCCAATCGCTTTATTGGTCCTGAAGATAATCCTAAGGTTGCACTAATTGGTGATGCTGCTCATGTGATGCATCCCTTGGCCGGTCAAGGCTTGAACCTGGGATTAAGGGATGTGGCAACTCTACTCAATATCTTGAGTCAACGTGAATCCTTCCGACTGCCAAACGATAGAGTTTTATTACGTCGCTACGAGCGCCAACGTCAAGGCGATACCGGCGCTCTACTCTGGGTGACCGACAAACTGAAGAAACTATTCTCCGCAAGCAGCGGTTCAGAGAAGCAACTGCGCAACTGGGGACTGGGCATGGTCAATCGTAGTCACTTTATTAAACGACGCCTGATTGAACGCGCCCTTGGAGATGCTGATTTTGAATAA
- the trpC gene encoding indole-3-glycerol phosphate synthase TrpC encodes MSDILDKIVATKKIEVAADSKKISLGNQRDQAEENNRDALLKPRGFIRSIEQKIAVGKAGVITEIKKASPSKGILRENFQPAEIAQSYEKNGAACLSVLTDRDYFQGANAYLQAARAACSIPVLRKDFTIDPYQVYEARAIGADAILLIVACLELNQMKELEACAHELGLDVLVEVHNAPELEQALELKTPLLGINNRNLKTFEVTLQTTLSLLSMVPTGKTLVTESGIMTRADVQLMRDHQINAFLVGEAFMRANDPGAALSELFN; translated from the coding sequence ATGAGCGATATCCTCGACAAAATTGTTGCCACCAAGAAGATTGAGGTAGCTGCTGATTCAAAAAAAATCTCTTTAGGCAATCAACGTGATCAGGCGGAAGAAAATAATCGTGACGCCCTTTTAAAGCCACGTGGTTTTATTCGGTCTATCGAACAAAAAATTGCAGTAGGTAAAGCGGGTGTGATTACCGAGATTAAGAAAGCGAGTCCCAGCAAAGGAATCTTGCGCGAAAATTTTCAGCCAGCTGAAATTGCTCAGTCCTATGAAAAAAATGGTGCGGCCTGTCTATCCGTTCTCACCGATAGAGATTATTTCCAGGGGGCGAATGCCTATCTTCAGGCTGCAAGAGCTGCTTGTAGCATTCCTGTATTACGCAAAGACTTTACGATTGATCCATACCAAGTCTATGAAGCAAGGGCGATTGGTGCTGATGCGATTTTATTAATTGTGGCCTGCCTTGAACTCAATCAAATGAAAGAGTTGGAAGCTTGTGCACATGAGCTGGGCCTAGATGTGCTTGTTGAGGTACATAACGCACCTGAACTAGAGCAAGCCCTTGAATTAAAGACACCGCTACTCGGTATTAATAATCGCAATCTGAAAACCTTTGAAGTTACCCTGCAAACCACCTTATCTTTACTATCAATGGTACCAACAGGTAAAACTTTGGTTACCGAGTCTGGAATCATGACTCGCGCTGATGTGCAACTCATGCGCGATCATCAGATCAATGCATTCTTAGTAGGCGAGGCGTTCATGCGAGCCAATGATCCGGGCGCAGCTTTAAGTGAATTATTTAATTAG
- the trpD gene encoding anthranilate phosphoribosyltransferase has product MSITPQQALQRCIEHRELFHDEMTAMMRLIMSGEMPPTLVAGLLVALRTKKETVGEIAAAAQVMREFATPVIVEDRKNLVDVVGTGGDGAHTFNISTAAMFVAAAAGAKIAKHGNRSVSSKSGSADILESLGVKLSLSPEQVAKCISEVGAGFMFAPNHHPAMKNVVPIRKDLGVRTIFNILGPLTNPADAKRILMGVFHADLVGIQAHVLQAMSMDHALVVYGRDGLDEISLEGPTLVGELKDGQVREYEIHPKDFGLNTAPTNSFKVADAEESKAVVLDVLNKTPGPASDIVCLNAGAVLYVADVAPSIASGIQMAQAAIASGAARHKLDQFVAATQN; this is encoded by the coding sequence ATGTCCATTACTCCACAGCAAGCATTGCAACGTTGCATTGAACATCGCGAGCTCTTTCATGATGAGATGACTGCAATGATGCGTCTAATCATGAGCGGTGAGATGCCGCCGACCTTGGTTGCAGGACTACTAGTTGCCCTGCGGACGAAAAAAGAAACTGTTGGTGAAATTGCCGCAGCCGCTCAAGTCATGCGGGAATTTGCCACTCCAGTAATCGTTGAGGATAGAAAAAACTTAGTGGATGTGGTGGGCACTGGCGGCGACGGAGCTCACACCTTCAACATTTCTACTGCTGCCATGTTTGTGGCGGCAGCTGCCGGAGCCAAAATTGCTAAGCACGGCAATCGTAGTGTCAGCAGCAAATCCGGAAGCGCAGATATTCTGGAGTCTCTAGGCGTAAAACTATCACTTTCCCCAGAGCAAGTAGCGAAATGTATTTCAGAAGTGGGGGCAGGCTTTATGTTTGCGCCCAATCATCACCCTGCCATGAAGAATGTTGTGCCGATTCGTAAAGATTTGGGCGTGCGCACGATATTCAATATCTTAGGACCGCTTACTAACCCGGCAGATGCTAAACGCATTCTGATGGGCGTATTTCATGCTGACTTAGTCGGCATCCAGGCGCATGTATTGCAAGCCATGAGCATGGACCACGCACTCGTTGTATATGGCCGCGATGGTTTGGATGAGATTTCTCTTGAAGGTCCTACCCTCGTAGGCGAATTAAAAGATGGTCAGGTCCGTGAATATGAGATTCATCCAAAAGACTTTGGCTTGAACACTGCGCCGACCAATAGCTTTAAGGTGGCTGATGCTGAAGAATCTAAGGCCGTTGTTTTAGATGTACTCAATAAAACTCCTGGCCCAGCGAGCGACATTGTTTGCCTCAATGCTGGAGCAGTGCTGTATGTAGCGGATGTAGCCCCGAGTATTGCTAGCGGCATTCAGATGGCCCAAGCAGCCATTGCATCTGGCGCTGCCCGTCACAAGCTGGACCAATTTGTAGCCGCAACCCAAAACTAA
- the apaG gene encoding Co2+/Mg2+ efflux protein ApaG codes for MNPHEISITVKTQYLPDQSDPDNRQFAFAYTVTIRNTGTASIQLIARHWFITDGDNDVQEVRGLGVVGQQPLLRAGEQFEYTSWATLPTPTGTMRGEYFCVTEEAQFFQAPIPEFALVMPRTLH; via the coding sequence ATGAATCCTCATGAAATCAGCATTACGGTCAAAACCCAGTATTTGCCCGACCAGTCTGACCCCGATAACCGCCAGTTTGCGTTCGCGTATACCGTCACCATTCGAAATACTGGCACGGCCAGTATTCAGCTCATTGCCCGCCATTGGTTCATTACTGATGGGGATAATGATGTTCAGGAAGTCCGTGGCCTGGGGGTTGTAGGGCAACAGCCGCTTCTGCGGGCGGGTGAGCAGTTTGAATACACCAGCTGGGCAACTTTACCGACGCCGACTGGCACGATGCGCGGAGAATACTTCTGCGTGACTGAGGAGGCTCAGTTTTTCCAGGCCCCCATCCCCGAATTTGCCCTAGTGATGCCCAGAACCTTGCACTAG
- a CDS encoding aminodeoxychorismate/anthranilate synthase component II, giving the protein MLLMIDNYDSFTYNLVQYFAELGEEVKVFRNDEISVDEIAKINPARICISPGPCSPAEAGISVATIQRYAGQMPILGVCLGHQAIGEAFGGKIIRAQKVMHGKTDGIHHTGVGVFKDLPNPFKVTRYHSLAIEKSSLPAVLEVTATSSDGEIMGVRHKELAVEGVQFHPESILSEHGHALLKNFLQAK; this is encoded by the coding sequence ATGCTCCTCATGATTGATAACTACGATTCATTTACCTACAACCTCGTTCAGTATTTTGCAGAACTGGGTGAAGAGGTCAAAGTCTTCCGCAATGATGAAATTTCCGTTGATGAAATTGCCAAAATCAATCCTGCACGCATTTGTATTTCACCAGGGCCTTGTAGTCCGGCAGAGGCAGGGATTTCTGTAGCGACGATCCAACGCTATGCTGGACAGATGCCTATCCTAGGCGTCTGTCTTGGACACCAAGCGATTGGTGAAGCATTCGGCGGCAAGATTATTCGCGCCCAAAAAGTCATGCATGGCAAAACAGATGGTATTCATCACACTGGTGTTGGCGTTTTCAAAGACTTACCAAACCCATTTAAGGTGACGCGTTATCACTCTCTCGCCATTGAGAAGAGCTCGCTGCCCGCAGTTCTTGAAGTAACAGCCACATCCTCGGATGGCGAGATCATGGGTGTCCGACATAAAGAACTCGCAGTAGAAGGTGTGCAATTTCATCCTGAGTCCATTCTTTCGGAGCATGGCCATGCGCTGTTGAAGAATTTTCTCCAAGCCAAATAA
- the ychF gene encoding redox-regulated ATPase YchF, translating to MSLKCGIVGLPNVGKSTLFNALTKAGIAAENYPFCTIEPNVGVVEIPDPRLAALAEIVKPERILPAAVEFVDIAGLVAGASKGEGLGNQFLANIRETDAITHVVRCFEDANVIHVAGKIDPISDIAVIDTELALSDLTTVEKTLQRSSKAAKSGNDKEAAALVAVLTKVQAHLDQAQPVRSLKLTDEENLLLKPLCLITAKPAMYIANVKEDGFDNNPHLEAVIQHAAKEGAPVVAVCAAIEAEIADLDDADKAEFLADLGMEESGLDRVIRAGYKLLGLQTYFTAGVKEVRAWTIHQGDTAPQAAGVIHTDFERGFIRAQTIAFEGFIQFKGESGAKEAGKMRAEGKEYVVKDGDVLNFLFNV from the coding sequence ATGTCTTTGAAATGTGGCATCGTCGGCCTGCCTAACGTCGGCAAATCTACCCTCTTTAACGCGCTTACCAAGGCTGGAATCGCGGCGGAAAACTATCCTTTCTGCACGATCGAGCCTAATGTGGGTGTGGTTGAGATTCCCGACCCCCGTCTTGCCGCTTTGGCTGAGATCGTCAAGCCCGAGCGCATCCTGCCTGCGGCTGTCGAATTTGTCGACATTGCGGGCTTGGTTGCTGGAGCCTCCAAAGGTGAGGGTCTGGGAAACCAATTCTTAGCCAATATTCGTGAAACTGACGCCATTACCCATGTGGTTCGTTGTTTTGAGGATGCCAACGTGATCCACGTGGCCGGCAAGATTGACCCGATTTCGGATATCGCAGTTATCGACACTGAGCTAGCCTTATCTGACTTAACGACCGTTGAAAAAACCCTTCAACGCTCCAGTAAAGCTGCTAAGTCAGGGAATGACAAAGAGGCGGCAGCTCTCGTGGCTGTACTGACTAAGGTACAAGCCCATTTAGATCAAGCTCAGCCTGTCCGCAGCTTGAAACTGACTGACGAAGAAAATTTGCTTTTAAAGCCACTATGCTTAATTACCGCAAAGCCTGCGATGTATATCGCTAACGTCAAAGAAGACGGCTTTGACAATAATCCGCATTTAGAGGCAGTGATTCAGCATGCAGCTAAAGAGGGTGCGCCAGTGGTTGCGGTATGTGCCGCAATCGAAGCCGAGATTGCTGATTTGGATGATGCTGACAAAGCTGAGTTCTTGGCGGACCTCGGTATGGAAGAGTCTGGATTGGATCGCGTGATTCGTGCAGGCTATAAGTTGTTAGGACTACAGACCTACTTTACAGCTGGCGTTAAAGAAGTTCGCGCCTGGACAATTCACCAAGGCGATACTGCTCCGCAGGCTGCCGGAGTCATTCATACAGATTTTGAGCGCGGCTTTATTCGTGCGCAAACCATTGCTTTTGAGGGCTTTATTCAATTCAAGGGTGAGTCTGGTGCCAAGGAGGCTGGAAAGATGCGTGCTGAGGGTAAAGAGTATGTAGTTAAAGACGGTGATGTTTTAAATTTCCTGTTTAACGTCTAA
- a CDS encoding enoyl-CoA hydratase, which translates to MTYNTILTEVDGRVAIITLNRPQVLNALNDELMDELGVALLSFDADDNIGCIIVTGSEKAFAAGADIATMAKYGFADVYRGDFISRNWEEIRKVRKPVIAAVSGYALGGGCELAMMCDTIMAADSAKFAQPEVKLGIIPGAGGTQRLPRAVSKAKAMDLALTGRMMDAAEAERSGLVARIFPQADLLKKVKAIAKTIADMPLLTAMMVKEAINTAYETTLSEGIHIERRLFHTCFATNDQKEGMAAFIEKRPAKFTNS; encoded by the coding sequence ATGACTTACAACACCATATTGACTGAAGTGGATGGCAGGGTTGCCATCATTACCCTTAATCGCCCGCAAGTATTAAACGCCCTGAACGATGAGTTGATGGATGAGTTAGGTGTAGCGTTATTGAGTTTTGATGCGGATGACAATATTGGATGCATTATTGTGACTGGTAGTGAAAAAGCATTTGCCGCTGGTGCTGATATCGCCACAATGGCGAAGTATGGATTTGCGGACGTCTATCGCGGCGACTTTATCTCTCGTAATTGGGAAGAGATTAGAAAAGTACGTAAGCCAGTGATTGCAGCGGTATCTGGTTATGCCCTAGGGGGTGGATGTGAGTTAGCGATGATGTGCGACACCATCATGGCCGCTGACAGCGCTAAGTTTGCACAACCGGAAGTGAAGTTAGGAATCATCCCTGGTGCTGGTGGTACTCAGCGTTTGCCGCGTGCAGTTTCAAAAGCAAAAGCGATGGATTTGGCTTTAACGGGTCGTATGATGGATGCTGCTGAGGCTGAGCGCTCTGGCCTGGTTGCCCGCATTTTCCCTCAAGCGGATTTGCTAAAAAAAGTCAAAGCAATTGCCAAGACAATTGCAGACATGCCATTACTGACTGCAATGATGGTGAAAGAAGCAATTAATACTGCTTATGAAACAACGCTTTCAGAAGGAATTCATATTGAGCGCCGTTTGTTCCACACTTGCTTTGCAACAAACGATCAAAAAGAAGGTATGGCAGCTTTCATAGAAAAGCGCCCAGCAAAATTTACAAACTCATAA
- the trpE gene encoding anthranilate synthase component I translates to MQHEEFLALTKQGFNRIPLVKEVLADLETPLSLYVKLTQAFGQKNTYLLESVLGGERFGRFSFIGLPAKTVLRTVGTPTAPLTEVLFNDKVIETNRDNPLDFVDAYFKRFKVAVQPGLPRFCGGLAGYFGYDTVRYIESRLAKHKLPDELDVPDIQLMLTEELAVIDNVAGRIYLIVYADPSVTDSYEKGQARLKELLACLSKPVSMPASLPNTKTELIRKFRAADFENAVLKTKEYILAGDCMQVVIGQRISKPFTDSPLALYRALRSLNPSPYMYFYDFGDLQVVGSSPEILVRQEQRESQKIVTIRPLAGTRPRGVNPEEDERLAKELLADPKEIAEHVMLIDLARNDVGRIAKTGTVKVTDSMSIEKYSHVQHIVSSVEGELLDNMSNMDVLRATFPAGTLSGAPKIRAMEIIDEMEIVKRGVYGGAVGYLSFSGDMDVAIAIRTGVIRDGVLHSQAGAGVVADSDPTAEWKETEAKARAVLMAADLVRGGLDAPHD, encoded by the coding sequence ATGCAGCACGAAGAATTTCTTGCCCTAACTAAACAGGGTTTCAATCGCATTCCATTGGTGAAAGAAGTTTTAGCCGACCTAGAGACACCGCTCTCGCTGTACGTCAAACTTACCCAAGCATTTGGACAAAAGAATACTTACCTACTTGAGTCTGTTTTAGGTGGCGAGCGCTTTGGTCGCTTCTCCTTTATTGGTCTTCCTGCTAAAACTGTTTTAAGAACGGTTGGCACACCAACGGCACCACTGACTGAAGTTTTATTCAATGACAAAGTCATTGAAACCAATCGCGACAATCCACTCGACTTTGTTGATGCTTATTTCAAGCGCTTCAAGGTGGCGGTTCAACCTGGTCTCCCACGCTTCTGTGGCGGACTTGCAGGCTACTTTGGTTACGACACGGTTCGCTATATTGAATCTCGCTTAGCAAAACATAAGTTGCCAGATGAATTGGATGTGCCTGATATTCAACTAATGCTCACAGAAGAGTTGGCAGTGATTGATAATGTTGCAGGTCGTATTTATTTAATTGTCTATGCAGACCCAAGCGTTACCGATAGTTATGAAAAGGGTCAAGCTCGATTAAAAGAATTGCTTGCGTGCTTAAGCAAACCTGTAAGCATGCCTGCTTCATTACCGAACACCAAAACAGAGTTGATCCGTAAGTTCAGGGCGGCTGATTTTGAAAATGCTGTTCTCAAAACCAAAGAATATATTTTGGCTGGCGATTGCATGCAGGTCGTCATTGGCCAGCGTATTAGCAAGCCATTCACAGATTCACCGCTTGCCCTCTATCGCGCATTACGCTCTCTGAATCCATCACCGTATATGTACTTCTATGACTTTGGTGATTTGCAGGTCGTGGGTTCATCACCAGAAATCTTGGTGCGCCAAGAGCAACGCGAGAGTCAGAAGATTGTGACAATTCGCCCTCTAGCGGGCACACGCCCTCGCGGCGTAAATCCTGAAGAAGATGAGCGTCTTGCTAAAGAGCTACTTGCAGATCCAAAAGAGATTGCCGAGCATGTCATGTTGATTGACTTAGCTCGTAACGATGTGGGTCGTATCGCAAAAACAGGCACAGTCAAAGTGACTGATTCGATGTCGATCGAAAAATATTCCCATGTACAGCACATCGTTAGCTCGGTTGAAGGTGAATTGCTAGACAATATGAGCAATATGGATGTTCTACGCGCAACCTTCCCTGCTGGCACTTTATCGGGTGCCCCAAAGATTCGGGCAATGGAAATTATTGATGAGATGGAAATTGTGAAACGCGGCGTCTATGGAGGCGCAGTTGGCTATCTTTCTTTCTCTGGCGATATGGATGTAGCAATTGCCATTCGCACTGGCGTGATTCGTGATGGTGTATTGCACTCCCAGGCTGGTGCTGGTGTAGTTGCAGACTCCGACCCCACTGCCGAGTGGAAAGAAACAGAAGCCAAAGCACGCGCGGTATTAATGGCTGCAGACTTAGTACGGGGAGGACTCGATGCTCCTCATGATTGA